Proteins from a genomic interval of Streptomyces sp. NBC_00820:
- the rsgA gene encoding ribosome small subunit-dependent GTPase A has translation MRRYGKHTDEDDIRSRPNRKGNRPRTHIRPKHEDAAEGLVLTVDRGRLTCLVDDRTVLAMKARELGRKAAVVGDRVALVGDLSGKKDTLARIVRIEERASVLRRTADDDDPYERVVVANADQLAIVTALADPEPRPRLIDRCLVAAFDAGLEPLLVMTKSDLASPDKLLELYGHLDIPYVVTSREELENGGAADRVLEHLRGKVTAFVGHSGVGKTTLVNALVPEDRRRTTGHVNAVTGRGRHTTTSALALPLGDGEGDGWVIDTPGVRSFGLAHIDPSRVINAFPDLVPGTEGCPRACSHDEQDCALDAWVEAGHADPARLYSLRRLLATRERREGD, from the coding sequence ATGCGCCGCTACGGCAAGCACACCGACGAGGACGACATCCGGTCCCGTCCCAACCGCAAGGGCAACCGGCCGCGGACCCATATCCGGCCCAAGCACGAGGACGCGGCCGAGGGCCTGGTCCTCACCGTCGACCGGGGCCGGCTGACCTGCCTGGTCGACGACCGCACGGTGCTGGCGATGAAGGCCCGCGAGCTGGGCCGCAAGGCCGCCGTGGTCGGTGACCGGGTGGCGCTCGTCGGCGACCTCTCGGGCAAGAAGGACACGCTCGCGCGGATCGTGCGGATCGAGGAGCGGGCCTCGGTACTGCGTCGCACGGCCGACGACGACGACCCCTACGAGCGGGTCGTCGTGGCCAACGCCGACCAGCTCGCGATCGTCACCGCCCTCGCCGACCCCGAGCCGCGCCCGCGGCTGATCGACCGCTGCCTGGTCGCGGCCTTCGACGCCGGCCTGGAGCCGTTGCTGGTGATGACCAAGTCCGATCTGGCCTCACCGGACAAACTGCTGGAGCTGTACGGCCACCTGGACATCCCGTACGTGGTGACCAGCCGCGAGGAGCTGGAGAACGGGGGCGCGGCGGACCGGGTGCTGGAGCATCTGCGCGGCAAGGTCACCGCGTTCGTGGGGCACTCGGGTGTCGGCAAGACGACCCTGGTCAACGCGCTCGTACCGGAGGACCGGCGGCGTACGACGGGACACGTGAACGCGGTGACGGGCCGCGGCCGGCACACCACCACCTCGGCGCTCGCGCTGCCGCTGGGCGACGGGGAGGGGGATGGCTGGGTCATCGACACCCCGGGCGTCCGTTCCTTCGGGCTCGCGCACATCGACCCCTCCCGCGTGATCAACGCCTTCCCGGACCTGGTTCCGGGCACCGAGGGCTGTCCGCGCGCGTGCAGCCACGACGAGCAGGACTGCGCGCTGGACGCGTGGGTCGAGGCGGGCCACGCCGACCCGGCCCGGCTGTATTCCCTGCGTCGGCTGCTGGCCACCCGGGAGCGCCGGGAAGGCGACTGA
- the aroA gene encoding 3-phosphoshikimate 1-carboxyvinyltransferase, which produces MPESPALWPAPYATAAVDATVHVPGSKSVTNRALVLAALASEPGWLRRPLRSRDTLLMAGALRAMGVEIEETVSSSSSVAGGPEGAGEAWRVLPTGLRGPATVDVGNAGTVMRFLPPVAALADGPIRFDGDPRSYERPLHGVIDALRVLGARIDDDGRGALPLTVHGSGALDGGTVSIDASSSSQFVSALLLSAPRFNQGVEVRHTGATLPSMPHIRMTVDMLRAVGAQVDTPESGGEPNVWRVTPGALLGRDLTIEPDLSNAQPFLAAALVTGGKVLIPDWPERTTQPGDRLREIFTEMGGSCELTEFGLVFTGSGAIHGIDVDLSDVGELTPGIAAVAALADSPSTLRGVAHLRLHETDRLAALTKEINELGGDVTETADGLHIRPRALHGGVFHTYEDHRMATAGAVIGLAVKGVQIENVGTTAKTLPDFPELWAGMLGN; this is translated from the coding sequence ATGCCCGAATCCCCCGCCCTCTGGCCCGCCCCGTACGCGACCGCGGCCGTCGACGCGACGGTCCACGTGCCCGGCTCCAAGTCGGTCACCAACCGTGCTCTCGTGCTGGCCGCCCTCGCCTCCGAGCCCGGCTGGCTGCGCCGCCCGCTGCGCTCCCGCGACACGCTGCTGATGGCGGGCGCGCTGCGCGCGATGGGTGTGGAGATCGAGGAGACCGTGTCGTCCAGCTCCTCCGTCGCGGGCGGCCCCGAGGGCGCCGGCGAGGCCTGGCGGGTGCTGCCGACGGGCCTGCGCGGTCCGGCCACGGTCGACGTCGGCAACGCCGGCACCGTGATGCGCTTCCTGCCGCCGGTGGCCGCGCTGGCCGACGGTCCGATCCGGTTCGACGGCGACCCGCGGTCGTACGAACGTCCCCTGCACGGTGTGATCGACGCGCTGCGCGTGCTCGGCGCCCGGATCGACGACGACGGCCGCGGCGCGCTGCCGCTGACCGTGCACGGCAGCGGGGCCCTGGACGGCGGAACGGTGTCGATCGACGCCTCCTCGTCCTCGCAGTTCGTCTCGGCGCTGCTGCTGTCCGCCCCGCGCTTCAACCAGGGCGTCGAGGTCCGGCACACGGGCGCGACCCTGCCCTCCATGCCGCACATCCGCATGACGGTGGACATGCTGCGCGCGGTCGGCGCCCAGGTGGACACCCCGGAGTCGGGCGGCGAGCCGAACGTGTGGCGGGTGACGCCGGGCGCGCTGCTCGGCCGCGACCTCACCATCGAGCCGGACCTGTCCAACGCGCAGCCGTTCCTGGCGGCCGCCCTGGTCACCGGTGGCAAGGTGCTGATCCCGGACTGGCCGGAGCGGACCACCCAGCCGGGTGACCGGCTGCGGGAGATCTTCACCGAGATGGGCGGTTCCTGCGAACTGACCGAGTTCGGGCTGGTGTTCACCGGCTCGGGCGCGATCCACGGCATCGACGTGGATCTGAGCGACGTCGGCGAGCTGACCCCCGGCATCGCGGCGGTCGCCGCGCTCGCCGACTCCCCCTCGACCCTGCGGGGCGTGGCCCATCTGCGGCTGCACGAGACGGACCGGCTGGCCGCGCTCACCAAGGAGATCAACGAGCTGGGCGGCGACGTCACCGAGACGGCCGACGGCCTGCACATCCGCCCGCGCGCGCTGCACGGCGGCGTCTTCCACACCTACGAGGACCACCGCATGGCGACGGCCGGCGCGGTCATCGGCCTCGCGGTCAAGGGCGTGCAGATCGAGAACGTGGGGACCACGGCGAAGACCCTGCCCGACTTCCCCGAGTTGTGGGCCGGAATGCTCGGGAACTGA
- a CDS encoding M50 family metallopeptidase produces MDSSTAADLWDRLTGLQPDPDLWVVLATLGAALAVVAPPTVWRISRNAVTIAHEGGHGLVALLTGRRLTGIRLHSDTSGLTVSRGKPYGLGMILTAAAGYTAPSLLGLGGAALLAAGRITVLLWAATALLAAMLVMIRNAYGVLTVVLAGGAFLLVSWLAGPQVQAAFAYAVVWFLLVGGVRPPFELQAKRSRGNAGDSDADQLSRLTHVPAGLWLFLFHAVSLCSLIGGGRWLLES; encoded by the coding sequence ATGGACAGCAGCACCGCCGCCGATCTGTGGGACCGGCTCACCGGCCTCCAGCCCGACCCCGACCTGTGGGTGGTCCTGGCCACGCTGGGCGCCGCGCTCGCCGTGGTGGCACCGCCCACGGTGTGGCGCATATCCCGCAACGCCGTGACGATCGCGCACGAGGGCGGCCACGGTCTGGTGGCCCTGCTCACCGGACGGCGGCTCACCGGCATCCGCCTGCACTCCGACACCAGCGGCCTCACCGTCAGCCGGGGCAAGCCGTACGGCCTGGGCATGATCCTCACCGCGGCCGCGGGCTACACCGCCCCCTCGCTGCTGGGCCTCGGCGGCGCCGCGCTGCTGGCCGCCGGCCGCATCACCGTGCTGCTGTGGGCGGCCACGGCCCTGCTGGCGGCGATGCTGGTGATGATCCGCAACGCCTACGGCGTCCTGACCGTGGTGCTGGCGGGCGGCGCCTTCCTGCTCGTTTCCTGGCTGGCGGGCCCCCAGGTGCAGGCGGCGTTCGCCTACGCGGTGGTGTGGTTCCTGCTCGTCGGCGGGGTGCGCCCGCCCTTCGAGCTCCAGGCCAAGCGGTCCCGGGGAAACGCGGGCGACTCGGACGCGGACCAGTTGTCCCGTCTGACGCACGTACCGGCGGGGCTGTGGCTGTTCCTGTTCCACGCGGTGTCGCTGTGCTCGCTGATCGGCGGGGGGCGCTGGCTGCTGGAGTCGTGA